Proteins encoded together in one Candidatus Sulfotelmatobacter sp. window:
- a CDS encoding energy transducer TonB, with protein MNSNGPGTEPELHLLITDKGFEEPLYRSLIRGLDDFFFPKKLPPLVLQSKPEPVKDIWGFYSYWKVGALGAAGYYVLLGVIVVVAVFIGRRIVNAAPAPKATVTLVDPGDLPPLKESKTQVGGGGGGGDRDVLQASRGKLPKLSMTQITPPAVVLHNEQPKLAVEPTIVVPPQVQLASNNMPNLGDPMAHAVLPSNGTGSGAGIGSGSGGGVGSGKGPGFGPGEGGGTGGGIFHVGGGVSPPRPIYNPEPEFSEEARKAKYQGVCTLGLIVGTDGRPSNIRVLSSLGMGLDERAIEAVKNWKFEPAMKDGHPVRVEIAVEVDFHLY; from the coding sequence ATGAATTCGAACGGCCCCGGTACCGAGCCAGAGCTTCACCTACTCATCACCGACAAAGGTTTTGAAGAGCCCCTTTACAGGTCCCTGATTCGGGGATTGGACGATTTCTTCTTCCCCAAGAAGTTGCCGCCTCTCGTACTCCAATCTAAACCCGAACCTGTCAAAGATATCTGGGGTTTCTACTCGTATTGGAAGGTCGGGGCTCTGGGCGCCGCAGGCTACTACGTTCTATTGGGCGTCATTGTGGTGGTTGCAGTGTTTATCGGCCGCCGGATTGTCAACGCGGCTCCGGCGCCAAAGGCGACTGTAACCCTGGTCGATCCGGGCGATCTGCCCCCGCTGAAGGAATCGAAAACCCAGGTGGGCGGCGGCGGTGGCGGCGGCGATCGCGATGTGTTGCAGGCCAGCCGGGGCAAACTGCCGAAACTATCGATGACCCAGATTACGCCTCCCGCAGTGGTGTTGCACAACGAGCAGCCCAAGCTCGCGGTCGAGCCGACGATTGTGGTTCCTCCGCAGGTGCAATTGGCTTCCAACAACATGCCGAACCTGGGCGATCCCATGGCCCATGCCGTGTTGCCGTCGAACGGCACGGGTTCGGGCGCCGGCATTGGTTCGGGCAGTGGCGGTGGCGTGGGATCCGGCAAAGGACCTGGCTTCGGGCCTGGTGAAGGCGGCGGTACCGGCGGCGGAATCTTCCATGTCGGCGGCGGAGTCAGCCCGCCGCGGCCCATCTATAACCCCGAACCAGAATTTTCCGAGGAAGCTCGAAAAGCCAAGTATCAGGGTGTTTGCACTCTTGGATTAATCGTCGGGACCGATGGCCGCCCCAGCAACATTCGTGTGCTCAGCAGTTTGGGCATGGGCCTCGACGAAAGAGCGATCGAAGCCGTAAAGAACTGGAAGTTTGAGCCCGCCATGAAAGATGGACACCCTGTGCGTGTCGAGATCGCTGTGGAAGTCGACTTCCACCTGTACTGA
- a CDS encoding M13 family metallopeptidase, whose protein sequence is MKTISMNTPEPGMKRSLYFLQFVVVCLAVCAISTSAQDASSPDTHGISVANMDPSVKPGDDFYRYANGNWIKRTEIPADRAEVDVFSRLADLSNKRTSDLIEEIAKSNSPAGSGARKVADLYNSYMDEATIEAKGLAPLRPHLDAIAAIHDKRELAHALGETLRADVDALNNTNFYTPNLFGLWVAPGFNDSEHYVGYLMQGGLQLPDREYYLSDSEGMKKIREQYQAHVSAVLKLTGFSDADARAARIVELEHAIAETHRSLADNEDIHKANNTWMQADFAAKAPGLDWAEYFRAAGLMQQASFTVWQPEAFTGESALVASTSLDTWKDWMAYHVSEAYGRVLPKAIAEEHFAFFGKALSGTPQQRPRWQRGVFVVDGMLGDVVGQVYAQRYFSPEAKAQANAMVNNLIAAYRKRIEALTWMNPSTKAEAEAKLSALYVGIGYPENWHDYSNYEVKPDDIFGNLWRGEVAEYQRQRARLGKPIDRKEWSMTPQTVNAVNLPLQIALNFPAAILQPPFFDPKAPAAANYGAIGTIIGHEISHTFDTEGSTFDSKGHLRNWWTPEDLKHFEAATAQLAAQYDTYKPFPDLAVNGKQTLAENIADVAGISAAYDAYRASLAGKTAPEQNGFSGEQQFFIAFGQNWGSVTREAELRQEVMTDPHSPDEYRADTVRNIDAWYAAFHVQPGDKLYLAPADRVRIW, encoded by the coding sequence ATGAAGACAATATCAATGAATACACCGGAGCCCGGAATGAAGCGAAGTCTTTATTTTCTGCAATTCGTTGTGGTGTGCCTCGCAGTTTGTGCGATTTCCACTAGCGCGCAGGATGCCTCGTCGCCCGATACGCACGGCATTTCCGTCGCCAACATGGATCCCTCGGTGAAGCCGGGTGACGATTTTTATCGCTATGCGAACGGCAACTGGATCAAACGGACCGAAATTCCGGCGGATCGCGCAGAGGTCGATGTTTTTTCAAGGCTCGCCGATCTAAGCAATAAGCGGACCTCCGACTTGATCGAGGAGATTGCGAAATCGAATTCGCCGGCCGGCTCCGGCGCGCGCAAAGTCGCCGACCTTTACAACTCGTATATGGACGAGGCGACGATCGAGGCGAAAGGACTCGCGCCGCTCCGTCCGCACCTGGACGCAATCGCCGCCATTCACGATAAGCGCGAACTGGCGCACGCCCTGGGCGAAACCTTGCGAGCCGACGTGGACGCGCTCAATAACACCAACTTTTATACGCCCAATCTTTTCGGCCTGTGGGTGGCTCCGGGCTTCAACGATTCGGAGCACTACGTAGGCTATCTGATGCAGGGCGGACTCCAACTTCCGGATCGCGAATATTATCTTTCCGACAGCGAAGGCATGAAGAAGATTCGCGAGCAGTATCAGGCTCACGTTTCGGCCGTGCTCAAGCTGACGGGATTCTCGGATGCCGATGCGCGCGCGGCCCGCATCGTTGAACTCGAGCACGCGATCGCCGAGACTCATCGCAGCCTGGCCGACAACGAAGACATCCACAAGGCGAACAATACCTGGATGCAAGCGGACTTTGCGGCCAAAGCTCCCGGGCTTGACTGGGCGGAATATTTTCGTGCCGCGGGCCTCATGCAGCAAGCGAGTTTTACGGTCTGGCAACCGGAGGCGTTCACGGGCGAGTCGGCTTTGGTGGCCTCAACGTCCCTCGATACCTGGAAAGACTGGATGGCCTATCACGTGAGCGAGGCCTACGGCCGAGTCCTGCCCAAAGCGATCGCGGAGGAGCATTTCGCGTTTTTCGGCAAGGCGCTTTCAGGCACACCGCAACAACGTCCGCGCTGGCAGCGCGGCGTATTCGTGGTCGACGGAATGTTGGGCGACGTGGTCGGGCAAGTCTATGCGCAACGCTATTTTTCGCCCGAAGCCAAGGCCCAGGCCAATGCCATGGTGAACAATCTGATCGCCGCCTATCGCAAGCGGATTGAAGCATTAACCTGGATGAATCCGTCGACCAAGGCGGAAGCCGAGGCCAAGCTCTCGGCGTTGTATGTGGGAATCGGTTATCCGGAAAATTGGCACGACTACTCCAACTACGAAGTCAAACCGGACGACATTTTCGGCAACTTGTGGCGGGGCGAGGTGGCGGAGTATCAGCGCCAACGAGCGCGCCTGGGTAAGCCGATCGACCGGAAAGAGTGGTCGATGACGCCGCAGACGGTGAATGCGGTGAATCTGCCGCTACAGATTGCCCTCAATTTTCCCGCCGCAATTCTGCAGCCGCCCTTCTTCGATCCCAAGGCTCCAGCAGCCGCAAATTATGGCGCTATCGGCACCATCATTGGCCACGAAATCAGCCATACCTTCGACACCGAGGGCAGCACATTCGATTCGAAGGGGCATTTGCGAAACTGGTGGACGCCCGAAGACCTGAAGCATTTCGAGGCCGCGACGGCGCAACTCGCCGCGCAGTACGACACCTATAAACCGTTTCCGGATCTAGCGGTGAACGGAAAACAAACGTTAGCCGAGAATATCGCCGATGTAGCAGGAATTTCCGCCGCCTACGACGCATATCGGGCGTCACTCGCGGGCAAGACGGCGCCGGAGCAAAACGGATTCTCCGGCGAGCAGCAGTTCTTTATCGCCTTCGGCCAGAATTGGGGATCGGTCACGCGCGAGGCTGAGCTGCGCCAGGAGGTAATGACCGATCCGCATTCTCCCGACGAGTACCGGGCTGACACGGTGCGGAACATCGACGCCTGGTATGCGGCGTTCCACGTGCAACCGGGAGACAAGCTCTACCTGGCGCCAGCGGATCGCGTGCGCATCTGGTAG
- a CDS encoding Fe-S-containing protein, whose protein sequence is MLQAFIITLREGVEAALIVGITLAYLTKIGRQELRKTVYAALAAAFLGSIGVAVAISRLSLNEDAFEGWIMLVAAFFVVSMVVFMMKTGRKLKGEVEGKVGLLAGNDARFGLFVFIFLMVLREGAETVLILSAVSLNSTELMSFLGTLLGLLAAIAFGVMFVKGSVRINLQKFFRITTAIMFLVAAQLVISGLHELSESGVIASSKREMAIIGPIVSNDWFFFVTIFALAALMILFEAKRREPVLTLASPAARRKAAWSARRERLWMIAVMTFSFVFIALITAEFVYAKSVTNLSPATELTFTNGKVSIPLAQISDGDLHRFQALENGTQIRFWLYQKPDGKIATVFDACQICGAVGFYKKGNQVVCKNCGAPINPQSVGAKGGCNPIPLKATQTADAVIIEEADVAAGSRIFAQP, encoded by the coding sequence ATGCTTCAGGCGTTCATTATTACGTTGCGGGAAGGGGTTGAGGCCGCCCTCATTGTGGGTATCACGCTGGCCTACCTGACCAAGATCGGGCGCCAGGAGCTGCGCAAGACGGTGTATGCGGCACTGGCCGCGGCCTTCCTGGGCAGCATCGGCGTCGCCGTGGCGATCTCCCGCCTGAGTCTCAACGAAGATGCCTTTGAGGGCTGGATCATGCTGGTCGCCGCTTTCTTCGTCGTAAGCATGGTTGTTTTCATGATGAAGACCGGCCGCAAGCTCAAAGGCGAAGTCGAGGGAAAAGTCGGGCTGCTGGCTGGCAACGACGCCCGGTTCGGACTGTTCGTATTCATTTTCCTGATGGTGCTGCGCGAAGGCGCCGAGACCGTGCTGATCCTCTCCGCCGTGTCGCTGAATTCCACCGAGCTCATGAGTTTTCTGGGCACGCTGCTGGGTCTGCTGGCCGCAATTGCCTTCGGCGTGATGTTCGTGAAGGGCAGCGTCCGCATCAATCTGCAAAAGTTTTTTCGCATTACCACCGCGATTATGTTTCTGGTGGCGGCGCAACTCGTGATCTCCGGCCTGCATGAACTCTCAGAAAGCGGCGTGATTGCGTCCTCGAAGCGCGAGATGGCGATCATCGGGCCCATCGTGAGCAACGATTGGTTTTTCTTCGTCACGATTTTTGCGCTGGCGGCATTGATGATCCTTTTCGAAGCCAAGCGCCGCGAACCCGTGCTCACCCTCGCGTCGCCCGCCGCCCGCCGCAAGGCGGCTTGGAGCGCCCGCCGCGAGCGCTTGTGGATGATCGCCGTGATGACGTTCTCGTTCGTCTTTATCGCGCTGATCACGGCGGAGTTTGTGTACGCCAAGAGTGTCACTAACCTTTCGCCGGCGACCGAGCTGACGTTTACCAATGGAAAAGTCAGCATCCCCTTGGCTCAGATCTCGGACGGCGATCTTCATCGCTTTCAGGCGCTGGAGAATGGCACTCAGATTCGCTTCTGGCTGTACCAGAAGCCGGATGGAAAAATCGCCACGGTGTTTGACGCATGCCAGATCTGCGGAGCCGTCGGATTCTACAAGAAAGGAAATCAAGTCGTCTGCAAGAACTGCGGGGCGCCCATCAACCCGCAATCGGTTGGAGCCAAGGGGGGATGCAATCCGATACCGCTCAAGGCCACGCAGACGGCCGATGCAGTTATCATCGAGGAGGCGGATGTGGCGGCGGGCAGCCGCATATTCGCGCAACCGTAA
- a CDS encoding FtsX-like permease family protein, whose protein sequence is MFARLVYESFRRQKRRKLLAGAAITLGVTVATAMIGVATDIGDKINRELRTIGANLVVTPQEDSLDLEIGGVNLKPPTDGAFLDEADLPKIKGIFWHNNITGFAPMLPVNVWLDSIEPQNGAAPNVTLLGTYFAKPVAYGKEQFTTGVRSTHPWWRVSGAWPSDSSRDVLLGERLASRLGDKSGNEVTIANRKLHISGILSTGGAEDDEIVAPLSLAQEILGKPGAVRRVYVSALTKPEDAFARRDPKSMSGPVYDRWYCSPYPQSIAFQLAEAIPHSQAQQIRQVSQNEGAVLTRIEGLIFLITVAALVASALAVSASMATAMFERRAEVGLMKALGAGKLAVASIFFAEATLLAFLGGLAGFVVGGLLAHQIGRAIFNSEISIPPVLLPVILAMAVAVTFAGSAAAIRRAVGLDPVFALRGEL, encoded by the coding sequence ATGTTCGCGCGGCTCGTCTACGAATCGTTCCGGCGCCAGAAGCGGCGCAAGTTGCTGGCGGGAGCGGCCATCACGCTGGGCGTGACCGTGGCGACAGCGATGATCGGCGTGGCCACCGACATCGGCGACAAGATCAATCGCGAACTTCGCACCATCGGCGCCAACCTCGTCGTAACTCCTCAAGAAGATTCTCTCGACCTCGAAATTGGCGGAGTGAATCTCAAGCCGCCTACCGACGGCGCTTTTCTCGACGAAGCCGACTTGCCGAAGATTAAAGGAATTTTCTGGCACAACAACATCACGGGCTTCGCGCCCATGCTCCCGGTGAACGTGTGGCTCGACTCGATTGAACCGCAGAACGGTGCGGCACCGAACGTGACGCTGCTGGGAACGTATTTCGCTAAGCCCGTGGCATACGGAAAAGAGCAGTTTACCACCGGCGTGCGTTCGACCCATCCCTGGTGGAGAGTTTCCGGCGCATGGCCCAGTGATTCATCGCGGGACGTCTTGTTGGGGGAAAGACTGGCCTCCCGCCTGGGGGACAAATCGGGAAACGAGGTCACGATCGCCAATCGAAAATTGCATATAAGCGGAATCCTCTCGACCGGCGGCGCGGAGGACGATGAAATCGTGGCGCCGCTTTCGCTGGCACAGGAAATTCTGGGAAAGCCCGGCGCGGTCCGACGTGTTTACGTCAGTGCACTGACTAAGCCGGAAGATGCCTTCGCCCGCCGCGATCCCAAGAGCATGTCTGGCCCCGTCTACGATCGCTGGTATTGTTCGCCCTACCCGCAGTCGATCGCGTTTCAGTTGGCCGAGGCGATTCCGCACTCGCAGGCCCAGCAGATTCGGCAAGTTTCGCAAAATGAAGGAGCGGTGCTGACGCGCATCGAAGGCCTGATTTTTCTGATCACCGTGGCGGCGCTCGTGGCTTCGGCGTTGGCGGTCTCGGCTTCGATGGCCACGGCTATGTTTGAGCGGCGCGCGGAAGTGGGGCTCATGAAAGCGTTGGGCGCCGGAAAGCTCGCCGTCGCGTCGATCTTTTTTGCGGAAGCTACGTTGCTCGCTTTCCTGGGAGGCTTGGCCGGTTTTGTCGTGGGAGGCCTACTCGCGCACCAGATCGGGCGCGCCATCTTCAATTCTGAGATTTCGATTCCGCCTGTGTTGCTGCCGGTGATCCTAGCTATGGCCGTGGCCGTAACGTTCGCGGGAAGCGCAGCGGCAATTCGACGAGCGGTGGGCCTCGATCCAGTATTCGCTTTGCGAGGGGAATTATGA
- a CDS encoding M48 family peptidase: MREGLLEIFQETYRELRPVSSIPELKIEFFAFANVNNTIRLRNGRLLVRLSDLLEGAPEMVLRAIAHILLAKMYRQPIDRGRAARYRKYVASRDIVRQTHLVRQMRGRKRLRPARGHFYDLDSIFERLNTRFFYGLMARPRMSWSQTKTRRILGHYDPAHNAIVISRVFDHPAMPPYVLEYIVYHEMLHLKHPVKLRGSRRCVHSAEFQAEEKLFPHMTEANAFLKRL; encoded by the coding sequence GTGCGAGAAGGACTGCTCGAAATTTTCCAGGAAACTTATCGGGAGCTGCGTCCCGTATCTTCAATTCCCGAGTTAAAGATTGAGTTCTTCGCCTTTGCCAATGTGAACAATACGATTCGGCTGCGCAATGGACGGCTGCTGGTGAGGCTTTCCGATCTGTTGGAAGGCGCGCCGGAGATGGTTTTGCGGGCCATCGCCCACATTCTGTTGGCCAAAATGTATCGCCAGCCGATCGACCGTGGGCGGGCGGCGCGCTATCGGAAATACGTAGCCAGCCGCGACATTGTGCGTCAGACGCATCTGGTCCGGCAGATGCGGGGGCGCAAGCGGCTCCGCCCGGCGCGCGGGCACTTCTATGATCTTGATTCCATCTTTGAGCGACTGAACACGCGCTTTTTTTACGGGCTGATGGCGCGGCCGCGCATGAGCTGGAGCCAGACTAAAACCCGCCGCATTCTCGGACATTACGATCCGGCGCACAATGCCATCGTGATCAGCCGCGTCTTCGATCATCCCGCCATGCCCCCATATGTGCTGGAATATATTGTCTACCACGAGATGTTGCATCTGAAGCATCCCGTGAAACTGCGCGGCAGCCGGCGCTGCGTGCATTCCGCGGAGTTCCAGGCGGAAGAAAAGCTATTTCCCCACATGACGGAAGCGAACGCGTTTCTGAAGCGTCTATAG
- a CDS encoding PIN domain-containing protein, whose product MSDRYFIDTNIFVYSFDSTMPAKALRAAKLIRDGLDSGKGIVSYQVVQEFFNVAFRRFIQPMSSFAAEEYLNTVFRPMLAVHSSPALLVSALQVYSRHRFSWYDSLIVAAAQEADCSILYSENMQHGQRIDGLKVENPLG is encoded by the coding sequence ATGAGCGATAGATATTTTATCGACACCAACATCTTCGTTTATTCTTTCGACTCGACCATGCCAGCCAAAGCTCTGCGGGCGGCAAAACTCATTCGTGACGGTCTGGACTCCGGAAAGGGCATTGTAAGCTACCAGGTTGTTCAGGAATTTTTCAATGTAGCTTTCCGACGGTTTATTCAGCCGATGTCATCCTTCGCCGCGGAAGAGTATTTGAACACGGTGTTCCGGCCTATGCTCGCGGTTCACTCCTCTCCCGCGCTGCTCGTCTCGGCACTGCAGGTCTATTCCCGACACCGTTTTTCCTGGTATGACTCATTGATCGTAGCTGCCGCGCAGGAAGCCGACTGTTCCATTCTTTACAGCGAGAATATGCAGCACGGCCAGCGGATTGACGGTTTGAAAGTTGAAAATCCGCTCGGTTAG
- a CDS encoding ABC transporter permease, producing the protein MNAPISHSARDLASSRAQARHTSMFVRMLVRAAVLRRDRALSALFAMVVAAAAATAMLNLYIDVQAKLRREFRNYGANLILVGKDGASLPSDALAQVDSVLAGRGIASPFGMVVARTSSGQPIVVAGTDFDRVRQLNKWWSVSNWPSEMPTSRAGGAQETGHPALIGVRASPTVSPKSQGFDLSFHAKILHLTPVGTVQTGAAEDSRIYVSLSDFVAWTGVQPSTIEVAASGSPEEVASIMNRLAQAIPASDVRPVRQIMEGEARVLGKTRSTMLAAAALIILTAALCVLSTLMGWVFDRRRDFAIMKALGASGRLLNGFFAAEAVVLGATGALIGFLVGIGIAIWIGRVNFHAPVAPRLSVLPMVLAGSMAVTLLSAILPITLLRRVQPAAILRGE; encoded by the coding sequence ATGAACGCGCCGATTTCCCATTCCGCGCGCGACTTGGCTTCCAGTCGGGCACAGGCTCGGCATACTTCCATGTTTGTGCGCATGCTGGTGCGGGCGGCGGTGCTCCGGCGCGATCGCGCCCTCTCGGCGCTATTCGCCATGGTTGTCGCAGCGGCCGCGGCTACGGCCATGCTGAATCTGTACATCGATGTGCAGGCGAAATTGCGGCGCGAGTTTCGCAACTACGGCGCGAATCTCATTCTCGTCGGAAAAGATGGCGCTTCCCTGCCTTCGGATGCGCTGGCGCAGGTCGACTCGGTTCTTGCCGGACGCGGCATCGCGTCGCCGTTTGGGATGGTCGTGGCCCGCACCAGTAGTGGTCAACCGATCGTCGTGGCGGGCACGGATTTCGATCGCGTTCGGCAGTTGAATAAGTGGTGGTCGGTGAGCAACTGGCCGTCTGAGATGCCCACTTCTCGCGCAGGAGGCGCGCAAGAAACGGGACATCCGGCGCTGATTGGTGTGCGCGCGTCACCAACGGTTTCTCCGAAGAGTCAAGGGTTCGATCTCAGTTTTCACGCAAAGATTTTGCATCTTACCCCGGTGGGAACGGTACAGACCGGTGCGGCGGAAGACAGCCGTATTTATGTTTCTTTGTCCGATTTTGTGGCCTGGACCGGCGTTCAGCCGTCGACGATAGAAGTGGCTGCGTCCGGCTCCCCCGAAGAAGTCGCGAGCATCATGAATCGACTGGCGCAGGCAATTCCCGCCAGTGATGTTCGACCCGTGAGGCAAATCATGGAAGGCGAAGCGCGTGTGCTGGGCAAGACGCGCTCGACAATGTTGGCCGCGGCCGCACTGATTATTCTGACGGCGGCATTGTGCGTGCTTTCGACTCTAATGGGATGGGTCTTCGACCGGCGCCGCGACTTCGCCATCATGAAAGCGCTGGGCGCCTCGGGAAGGCTCCTCAATGGGTTCTTTGCCGCCGAAGCTGTCGTGCTGGGCGCAACCGGCGCGCTGATCGGATTCCTTGTGGGCATCGGCATTGCGATCTGGATCGGGCGGGTTAACTTTCACGCTCCCGTAGCGCCCCGCTTGAGTGTGCTGCCGATGGTTCTGGCTGGTAGCATGGCGGTGACTTTGCTGTCGGCGATTCTCCCGATCACCCTACTGCGCCGCGTGCAGCCTGCGGCGATTCTGAGGGGAGAGTGA
- the murI gene encoding glutamate racemase produces MRHPTIGVFDSGFGGLTVLKALLELIPAADYAYFGDTARLPYGSKSVETVARYAVEAAHYLESQGAELLVIACNTATALALDRISAAAHVPVVGVIESGAEAAARSTKNRKIVVIGTEATVSSHAYRKALEARGLNAQEKACPLLVPLVEEGWIDHAVTEQVARIYLTEAFTDGFRDADTLVLGCTHYPLLKPLLHRVTPSHVSIVDSAETTARAVASRLQHLVPATSEAQERRTLPRLKFFATDSVDKFRRLGQRFLNRPIADVQPIDLKE; encoded by the coding sequence ATGAGGCACCCCACCATCGGCGTCTTCGACTCCGGCTTCGGCGGTCTGACCGTCCTTAAAGCTTTACTTGAGCTTATCCCCGCAGCCGATTACGCTTACTTTGGCGATACTGCTCGTCTGCCCTACGGATCGAAGTCGGTTGAAACCGTAGCCCGTTATGCCGTTGAAGCGGCGCACTACCTCGAATCGCAGGGCGCGGAACTTCTCGTCATTGCCTGTAATACGGCGACGGCGCTGGCGCTTGATCGCATCTCGGCCGCGGCGCATGTTCCCGTGGTCGGCGTGATCGAATCCGGCGCGGAAGCCGCAGCTCGCTCGACGAAGAATCGGAAGATTGTCGTGATTGGAACCGAGGCCACCGTCAGCAGCCACGCCTATCGCAAGGCATTAGAGGCGCGGGGCCTGAACGCTCAAGAGAAAGCTTGCCCTCTGCTGGTTCCGCTGGTGGAAGAGGGATGGATCGACCATGCCGTGACCGAGCAGGTCGCGCGCATTTATCTGACAGAAGCATTCACCGATGGATTTCGCGATGCCGACACCCTGGTCCTGGGCTGCACCCACTACCCGCTGCTCAAGCCGCTCCTGCATCGTGTGACGCCGAGCCACGTCAGCATCGTGGATTCGGCTGAGACCACGGCGCGCGCCGTAGCTTCGCGGTTGCAGCATCTGGTGCCGGCAACTTCGGAGGCACAGGAACGACGCACACTCCCGCGCCTCAAATTCTTCGCCACCGACTCTGTCGATAAATTCCGCCGCCTCGGACAGCGATTCCTGAACCGTCCGATAGCAGACGTGCAGCCCATTGATCTTAAAGAATAG
- a CDS encoding ATP-binding cassette domain-containing protein, translating to MIEIKDVTKLYPAKESSDGSGKDAVSIHALDHISLHVAPGEWLSIMGPSGSGKSSLVNLIGCLDRPSSGEIWLDGQNVAGISSAELNRVRAEKIGFIFQQFHLIPFLTAVENIMLAQYFHSMTDEKEAVEALSRIGLGDRAHHIPSQLSGGEQQRVCIARALINDPKIILADEPTGNLDAQNEEIVLRLLREFHQQGRTIVMVTHDPVVARLADRRIELHHGKIASQEIFSLADEEQLDEVLEELWVLAEHGEIAEVERMEVHGALPVSLAIEKMIEMGLVVSMPHPPQPHDHKPFVNPCHEALKPVSASSGDGTLIVELSARGRERAGSIIRRHRLAERLFTDSLAMDSESEIEQQACKFEHILSPEATDKICTFLGHPRTCPHGAPIPPGPCCGNVSIGNEARSHSAEPVSRNRR from the coding sequence ATGATCGAGATCAAAGACGTCACCAAACTCTATCCCGCGAAGGAATCGAGCGATGGCTCGGGCAAGGATGCCGTCTCAATTCATGCCCTCGACCATATCTCGCTGCATGTCGCGCCCGGCGAATGGCTTTCGATTATGGGCCCCTCGGGGTCCGGGAAATCCTCGCTGGTGAATCTGATCGGCTGCCTCGACCGGCCTTCCTCGGGCGAGATCTGGCTCGATGGGCAGAACGTGGCCGGGATTTCGTCTGCCGAACTGAATCGCGTGCGGGCAGAAAAGATCGGCTTCATCTTCCAGCAGTTCCACCTGATCCCCTTCCTCACCGCGGTCGAAAACATTATGCTGGCACAGTATTTTCACAGTATGACCGACGAAAAGGAAGCGGTCGAGGCGTTGTCGCGGATTGGCCTGGGCGATCGCGCCCATCACATCCCTTCCCAGCTATCCGGCGGCGAACAGCAACGCGTGTGCATCGCCCGCGCGCTAATTAACGACCCGAAAATCATTCTGGCGGACGAGCCCACAGGGAATCTCGACGCCCAAAACGAAGAAATCGTACTGCGCCTCCTGCGCGAGTTTCATCAGCAAGGGCGCACGATTGTAATGGTCACGCACGATCCCGTAGTCGCACGACTGGCGGACCGACGCATCGAGTTGCATCATGGCAAGATCGCGTCGCAGGAGATTTTTTCCCTGGCCGACGAGGAGCAACTCGACGAGGTTCTCGAAGAACTCTGGGTGCTGGCCGAGCATGGCGAAATCGCCGAAGTCGAGCGCATGGAAGTGCACGGCGCGCTTCCCGTGAGCCTGGCCATTGAAAAGATGATCGAGATGGGCTTGGTCGTGTCGATGCCGCACCCTCCGCAACCGCACGATCACAAGCCATTCGTGAATCCCTGTCACGAGGCGTTGAAGCCCGTGTCCGCATCATCCGGCGACGGCACGCTGATCGTCGAACTCTCAGCACGCGGGCGCGAGCGCGCCGGCAGCATTATCCGGCGGCACCGCCTCGCGGAGCGCCTTTTCACCGACAGCCTGGCCATGGACAGCGAGTCGGAAATCGAGCAGCAGGCCTGCAAATTCGAGCACATCCTCTCGCCCGAAGCTACCGATAAGATCTGCACGTTCCTCGGCCATCCGCGAACCTGCCCGCACGGCGCGCCGATCCCGCCAGGGCCATGCTGCGGCAACGTCTCCATCGGCAATGAAGCGAGAAGCCACTCCGCCGAGCCGGTCTCCAGGAATCGCCGCTAA
- a CDS encoding GNAT family N-acetyltransferase — MHPLDNVIWQALTTRQAQFAESFGGARRFVREVGPLGAFSEADDEGYAALAGLVEAGGTVGLFLDAAYEARAGWDFVAGAPLLQMICENSIVPHAVGKPAPPIQELGPNDSAEMIALTALTKPGPFSTRTHELGAYVGIRDGGKLVAMAGERLKVPGHTEVSAVCTHPDHTGNGYAAILMAKVMRRIRERGETPFLHSRQDNVRAIEVYKRLGFRERKLGHFAVLRME, encoded by the coding sequence ATGCATCCACTCGACAACGTGATCTGGCAGGCCCTGACCACGCGGCAGGCGCAATTTGCCGAGAGCTTCGGCGGGGCACGGCGCTTCGTGCGCGAGGTCGGGCCCCTGGGCGCTTTCAGCGAGGCTGACGACGAAGGCTACGCAGCCTTGGCAGGATTGGTTGAAGCCGGCGGAACGGTTGGCTTGTTCCTGGATGCCGCTTACGAAGCGCGCGCCGGATGGGACTTCGTTGCGGGAGCGCCACTCCTTCAGATGATTTGCGAAAACAGCATCGTCCCGCATGCGGTTGGAAAACCGGCGCCTCCGATCCAAGAACTTGGCCCGAATGATTCGGCCGAGATGATCGCCCTTACAGCCCTCACCAAGCCCGGGCCTTTCAGCACCCGCACCCACGAACTGGGCGCCTACGTCGGCATCCGCGACGGTGGAAAGCTGGTTGCCATGGCCGGGGAGCGCCTTAAAGTTCCCGGTCACACCGAAGTGAGCGCGGTGTGCACGCATCCGGATCATACCGGCAACGGCTATGCGGCGATCCTTATGGCCAAAGTGATGCGGCGAATTCGCGAGCGCGGAGAAACCCCTTTTCTGCACTCACGGCAGGACAATGTGCGCGCGATTGAGGTCTATAAAAGATTGGGATTCCGCGAGCGGAAGCTCGGGCACTTTGCGGTACTGCGAATGGAATAG